The Endozoicomonas sp. 4G DNA segment AGTTCAAAGCCACCATGGTAAAAGTAGCTCAGAACCCAGGCCGGGTGACGGGCAAAACTCAGCAGACTCTGCAATGACAGTTCGGGGGGGATGGTAAAACCAGTGACAAGGTCCCTTTCCCTGTTGCCTCCCACGGCGGTATCCACCGTTAATGCGATGGCATCGAAACGGGCTGCCTTGCATCGGTCAATCATGTTACGGGTCAGGCCCTTGTCTTTATGCACGTAGAGCTGGAACAACTTCGGGGTTTTAATGGTTGAAGCAATCTTTTCTATGCTGGTGGTGCCCAGGCAAGATAAGCCAAAAAGCGTGCCGAACTGTTCTGCTGCTTTGCCTACCGCCATCTCACCTTCCTGATGAAAGAGACATTGCAGCGAGGTAGGCGATAAAAAGAGCGGCAGATCCAGATCCAGCCCCATAACCCGGGTAGAAAGATCAACCTGCTCTACACCTCTCAAAACATTGGGTACCAGGTCGCAGTTGGAATAAGCCTCGGTATTTCTGCGCAGTGTGGTCTCATCGTCGGCAGCGCCGTCGATGTAATGAAAAATGGGAGAGGGCAGCCGTCGGCGGGCGAGCTCCCGAAAGTCTCTGGTGTTGTGACAGTGTTTCAGGCGCATGGTTTCCCGGTGGGCCTCCCGTCGGTCACAGTGGAGTCGGATAATGAAAAAGGTTTTGCGTTTATTTATAGCATTGCTGCGAATCATATCAACAGCAGGCCAGCAAAATGCTCAAGAGTTAAAGCGTCGTGAGGAAGGGGAACGGAAAAAAAGCCAGGAGCGAGTCCTGGCAAGAAGGAGTGTTCTTGAATGTTATTGCTGTTCTCCTGAGAGCCCACAGCCTGCAAAAGCAGGTGTGTCCATGTCGATGTGGGCGACGGCCATCCGGACGTCGAAATTGCTTACATAGACCGCGTTGCGGTACCTGGCTGCCAGAACGGCCTCATTGAATCCGAAAAAGCTGAACAGTGTCAGTATGATCTGAAAGGTAATCCTTGTGCGTTTGAACATGGTTACTTCCCCGTGTGAACCAATGTAGAGCTGATCGTACGGGATTCAGGCAGGGGGTTGCATAACATCTTTGTCAGCGGTACTGACGAAGTCGAAAGTCCTCATAAGTTGAGTGGGGTTGTGAATTGGCTAACCTCAGGAATCGTCTGAGAGGCCCTGTTGTTCCTTGAGGTCTTCTACCCAGCGGAAGACTTCTGCCACAGGTTCAATCAAATCGCTGGGGATGTAACTGGCAATGTCGGTGTCAAACAGGGCGTGGGCCAGGGGGACATTCTCCAGAACGGGGATACCTTCCTTATCGGCAATTTTTACAATAAAGCGGGCACGTCCACCCCGGCCTTTAACCGTTACCACCGGCAGTGGCGTTACATCCTGTTTATAGTGCAGGCCGATCGCCAGGTGAGTCGGGTTTTTGATCACCACGTCTGATTTCTTGGTGTTTTCCGCTTCGTTAAGAATCTCCTGATGAATTTCTTTTCGTTTACCCTTGATTTCAGGGCTGCCTTCCATCTCTTTGTGTTCCCGTTTGACTTCATCTTTGGACATTTTATTTTCTTTGGTGAACTGATGTTTCTCGAAAAGATAGTCCAGTACCGAGATCACTATGAACGCGGCAATGGCATAGATCATCAGTTTTTTCATCAACACCCCGACCACGGGAAGAATACAGTCAGTACCGCAGTAGGGGAGGTTGACCATATCACCGAGACTGCCTTTGATGACGAAGTAAACAACGATGGAAAGAAACACAATCTTGATAACGGATTTGAAGAATTCCACCAGGTTCTTGATAGCAAAAATGCGCTTGAATCCGGCAATGGGGCTGATCTTTTTCAGATCGGGTTTGACTGACTCGCCAGCCAGCAGAAAGCCAAACTGCATAATGTTGCCGATGATGGCAGACAGCATGGAGACCATGACCAGAGGCAACAGCAGTTCGATGGATTTATCGAGAATACCCTGTGTGACAATCTTGAAAGCATCCTGAAAGTTTTCGTTATAAACCGTTGCGGGGAGGATCACCATTTCCTGAATCGTATTGAGGTAGGTATCGCTCATAAACCAGAGGGTGCAGACCACAGCGATAATGCCAAAGGTGCTCGATACCTCTTTACTCTTGGCGACCTGACCTTTTTTGCGGGCGTCACGCAGTTTTTTCGGCGTGGGTTTCTCAGTCTTTTCGCCGCTCATTTCCAGAGCTCTCCCACGGTTTTGAAAATCATGGGAATGCCTTCGTCATGCTTTTTGGCCAGTTGCAGAATCGTGCTGACGTAAACCACCAGAATGGCTGCGGCAACACCGGATTTGATCGGCATAGCCAGAATAAATACGTTGAGCTGAGGAGCAGAGCGGCTGATCAGGGCGATGCCAAATTCGGTGATAAACATGGAGATCACGACGGGGGCGGAAAGCCACATGGCCAGCCCAATAATCAGATTAAACTGGTTCAGGAAAAACGTGGTGGCTTCAGGGTTCAGCTTGGGATAGTAACTGAACACAGGCCACACGTCATAGCTGATGAACAAACTCTGTAGCAGCAGCAGGAATAAGCCGCTGACCATGAAAATGGCGGTAAAGGCCTGGGAGAACAGGACACCCATGGGGGAAGTTTCTGCGCCGGACAGAGGGTTCAGGGCGCTGGCCATGGAAGCACCCCGTTGGTTATCAATAAAGAAACCCGCTGATTCCAGTGCCCAGAACGGAATGGTGATGCAAAAGCCGATAATGGCCCCGATAAAGGCTTCTTTCAGAACCAGTCCGGCGGTGGCGTAAATAGTGATGCTGGCATCGGGTTTGTGTTCTGCCAGCATAGGGTGGAGAAACAGAACCAGACAGGCGCAAATACCGTTTCTCATCATAGCCCCCCCCAGCATGCGCTTGTGCAGGAAAGGGATCAGAGTGAACAGGGCAACCACTCTGGGCATGCCCATGGTAAAGACATAAAACCACTCTTTTAGCTCATCGATTGGGATGACCATGGCGGATTACCCGGTTAAAGGTCCGGTATTTTGTTCATGATGGCCAGAGAGTAATGATAAACCTCAATGCCCAACCATCGGGCAGTGGCAAAAATACTGATGATGACGGCAATCAGCTTGAAGGCGAAAGGCAGGGTTTGTTCCTGAATCTGAGTCAGGGCCTGAACCAAACTGATCAGCAGACCGATGCCAGCCGCAGCAATGATCGGCGGCATGGATAAAATCAGCGTCAGCATCAGCGCCTGGGCTGTCAGCTGAATGATGTCTGAATCAATCATAAGCTTTTCCCGTGGCTCCTAGCCGTAACTTAATACCAGCCCCTGAATCAAACGGGTCCAGCCGTCCAGCAAGACAAACAGGAGCAGTTTAAAAGGCAGGGATATCGTCATGGGAGAGACCATCATCATACCCATGGCCAGCAAGATGTTTGAGACGATCAGGTCGATGACAATAAAGGGCAGATAGAGCAAAAAGCCAATCTGGAAGGCCTTGGTCAATTCCGTGATCGTAAAAGAGGGCAATAACACAATAAAATCATCGCCCGAGAGTTCTTGCTGGTACTTTTTTGGCCACAAAAGACGAGCAGACTTCAGAAAGAAATTACGCTCGTTTTCATTGGTATTGTCTTTGAGAAACTGCTTGTAGGGGGCACTGGCCAGCTTGACGGATTCGATCCAGGACAGGTCTTCAAAATTAATCTTTTCAGGTTCCAGCAACTCATAAGACTGATAGCCTATGGGCGCCATAATGTAGAGCGTCAGGATAATAGCCAGGGCGTTCATGGCGATATTGGGAGGAATCTGCTGAAGACCGGTGGCGTTTCTGAGAATAGAAAAGACCACCACCAGTTTCAAAAAAGAAGTGCCCATGACCGCCACGAACGGAATCAGCGCCATCAGTGCCAGTGGCACCATCAGATAAAATGGGCTGGTTAAATTCAGTATGCCGCTTTCCATGGCGGGAACCTGCTCTACTGGATGTACTGCCTGGTTGTTAGGATTCAGCCTTGCCCGTCAGCTCGGTGATCCGGGCTCCGAGTCGGCCTTCTATTTCCACTAGCTGGCAATGACCAATCAGTTGGCCATTGGCCCTGATTCTTACCGGTGCTGCTATCGGATTACTGAGTTGGAAAACATACCCTGGCGTCAGGTTTTGCAGTTCTGCGAAGGTCAGCTGTTGCTCACCCACTTCGAACATCAGCATCACCGGCAAATCATGAAGATCAACAGGGGCAGCCGGTGCCGTTGCTTCACTGTCTGGCATAGGCTCTTCATGCTCTGTGTGCTCTTGGGCAGAATATTCTTCCATCGCCTGAAGCCTCTGTGAAATAGTGACCCGGGTATCCTCAAAAGTACCGAGAAAAGCAGTATTCTGTTTGATGCTTACAATGACCTCTGAATCACCGACATGCTGTTCCAGAAAAACAATGTCGCCTTCTTCCAGGTCATTGAGCTCACTGCGGTTCAGTAAGGTGCTGCCTTTTTGCAGGGATACCCATAAAGGTATATCGGGCAGCGGGATAGATTGATGAGGTGGAATTGACTTCAGCAGATTTTCTATTACCCCGGAATACTCAATCTGAATGCTTGAACGGATGTTTTCGGCTTCAAGGTTCACGGCAATTAAAGGGGCGTCGGTCTGCTCGGCAGGCTTTAGATGAGAGAGTGTAACAGACTGGCCTAACATCTGTCCCAGAAAATTAAACAGCGGGGTCAGGCTGCTGGCAATAGCCGCTTCACGAAGGCTGTCGGGCAGTTTTTTAATAATGTGATGGTCGAGCTTTTTAGGCAGAAGAAAATCCAGAACCTGTTGGCCGAGATAGAGTTTACTGGAGTAGCCAGCCAGTTCTATATCGGCCTGCCAACTGGATGTCTGTTGATCAAGACCGGCAAGAGAGACGGTGAATTCGATACCGTTCAATTGAATCTGATAGCGGGCTTTGCGATGGCACAGGAGTTGCCCCAACTGAAACTCAGTGGCTGATATTGATTCAAACGTCAGTGGTGTCGCTGCCATCAGTGTTTATCCGTTCTGTCAGGAGTCATTGTCTTCCTGTTCTTCTTCACCCACGTACTCCTGCTGGGAACGACCGTCACTCTGTTCGCCACCACCGCCTGACATGTTGATGTTGACCTGAACTTTTTCGCCCAGCTTTTCCAGGTTCTTCATCAAACTGGCTTCGTTGGCCACCAGAAAGTTATGGGAGTCTGCTGAAGAGGTATTCATGGTCACCTGGAGTTCACCTGAGATTCTCTGAATACGGATTTCGGTGCCCGGCAGAATGTTGTCTTTCAGGGTGATTCGAACTTCGGCTCCTTCGATAGCGTCTTTTGAGGACACCATGATTTTATCAACCAGCTTGTTGATGACTTCATTAATCTCTTTGGGGCCGCTGACGGCCTGAATGCTCTTCAGCTGAATGTCTGAGGCCTGCTGAGTTTCCCTGACCTGAGCGATCACATGCTCACTGCCATCAGGCAGAGACTGCATGACGGTTTCTTCCCTGACTCCCTTACCTTCCTTGCCTTCCTTTCCTTCATTGCCTTTTTGACCTTCATGGCCACCGCCCTGATCTTTAAACTTGCCTTCCAAGGCTTCCTTGGCACTTTTTCTGCGCTCTGCCATCAGGCTTTCAAGGCTTTGACCGTCTTTGGATTCCCCTTTGGCGCTTTTCGGGTCTTCCTTCTTTTTCATTTTTTTGGAAAAGTCAGAAGCCTGATCTTCAGAAACTTTCTGGCTCTGATTCTGGCTCTGATTCTGAGCAGGCTGGTGGTTGGTATTCTGCTGAATATTCTGATTGGAGTTGGTGGGTTGCATGATGGGCCTCCTTGCAATCTGGACACCCTAGAATTTCGGGCGAACAGTAAACTCTTCCATTTCCAGGTCTTCGAGGCGGGCGGCTTCTTTGGCGGCTTCCTCATCCTGAGCTTTGGTAAACGCTTCAAACTTTTCCACAGCCTGCATGGCTTTTATGTGATCATCACGAGCCTGCTCAAGCTGTGCCCTGGCCTTCTCGACATTTTGCCTGGCTTCGTTGATGGCCTGTTCCAGCAGGACATCCTTTTCACGCATCCGGGCTACTGAGGCTTTCAGCTGATCCAGCTCGTTCTGCTTTATCTCGGTATTGATAATGTTATCGTAGAGCCTTTGTTCTTCTTTACAGCGCCAGTCAATGTACTCTTCCAGTTCCTGCTCTTTGTTTTTGACTTCCAGCTGAGCCTGCTCCAGACGATATTCGCACTTACGCACTTCGTCCCGGGCAGATTTTTCACGAATCTGCTTAACCTTGAGAAGTTCGTGCATCATTCTGATCAGACTCCTACGACCTGACGCAGCTGCTGGATGGTGGTGTCATAGTCATTGAGTTCATCCGT contains these protein-coding regions:
- a CDS encoding alpha-hydroxy acid oxidase — protein: MRLKHCHNTRDFRELARRRLPSPIFHYIDGAADDETTLRRNTEAYSNCDLVPNVLRGVEQVDLSTRVMGLDLDLPLFLSPTSLQCLFHQEGEMAVGKAAEQFGTLFGLSCLGTTSIEKIASTIKTPKLFQLYVHKDKGLTRNMIDRCKAARFDAIALTVDTAVGGNRERDLVTGFTIPPELSLQSLLSFARHPAWVLSYFYHGGFELPQLQDYVGEGTRITISVGNYFSTMLDQSMDWQAAEEIARYWEKPLVLKGIMSVADARRAIDIGAAAIMISNHGGRQLDGSRAPFDQLSEIVDAVGDRIDVICDGGIQRGTHVLKALSLGAKACSGGRLYLYALAAAGRAGVEKALGNLRSEMERDMKLMGCKSISELNRSNLRFR
- the sctU gene encoding type III secretion system export apparatus subunit SctU, which codes for MSGEKTEKPTPKKLRDARKKGQVAKSKEVSSTFGIIAVVCTLWFMSDTYLNTIQEMVILPATVYNENFQDAFKIVTQGILDKSIELLLPLVMVSMLSAIIGNIMQFGFLLAGESVKPDLKKISPIAGFKRIFAIKNLVEFFKSVIKIVFLSIVVYFVIKGSLGDMVNLPYCGTDCILPVVGVLMKKLMIYAIAAFIVISVLDYLFEKHQFTKENKMSKDEVKREHKEMEGSPEIKGKRKEIHQEILNEAENTKKSDVVIKNPTHLAIGLHYKQDVTPLPVVTVKGRGGRARFIVKIADKEGIPVLENVPLAHALFDTDIASYIPSDLIEPVAEVFRWVEDLKEQQGLSDDS
- the sctT gene encoding type III secretion system export apparatus subunit SctT, whose protein sequence is MVIPIDELKEWFYVFTMGMPRVVALFTLIPFLHKRMLGGAMMRNGICACLVLFLHPMLAEHKPDASITIYATAGLVLKEAFIGAIIGFCITIPFWALESAGFFIDNQRGASMASALNPLSGAETSPMGVLFSQAFTAIFMVSGLFLLLLQSLFISYDVWPVFSYYPKLNPEATTFFLNQFNLIIGLAMWLSAPVVISMFITEFGIALISRSAPQLNVFILAMPIKSGVAAAILVVYVSTILQLAKKHDEGIPMIFKTVGELWK
- the sctS gene encoding type III secretion system export apparatus subunit SctS; this encodes MIDSDIIQLTAQALMLTLILSMPPIIAAAGIGLLISLVQALTQIQEQTLPFAFKLIAVIISIFATARWLGIEVYHYSLAIMNKIPDL
- the sctR gene encoding type III secretion system export apparatus subunit SctR, with the translated sequence MESGILNLTSPFYLMVPLALMALIPFVAVMGTSFLKLVVVFSILRNATGLQQIPPNIAMNALAIILTLYIMAPIGYQSYELLEPEKINFEDLSWIESVKLASAPYKQFLKDNTNENERNFFLKSARLLWPKKYQQELSGDDFIVLLPSFTITELTKAFQIGFLLYLPFIVIDLIVSNILLAMGMMMVSPMTISLPFKLLLFVLLDGWTRLIQGLVLSYG
- the sctQ gene encoding type III secretion system cytoplasmic ring protein SctQ, which gives rise to MAATPLTFESISATEFQLGQLLCHRKARYQIQLNGIEFTVSLAGLDQQTSSWQADIELAGYSSKLYLGQQVLDFLLPKKLDHHIIKKLPDSLREAAIASSLTPLFNFLGQMLGQSVTLSHLKPAEQTDAPLIAVNLEAENIRSSIQIEYSGVIENLLKSIPPHQSIPLPDIPLWVSLQKGSTLLNRSELNDLEEGDIVFLEQHVGDSEVIVSIKQNTAFLGTFEDTRVTISQRLQAMEEYSAQEHTEHEEPMPDSEATAPAAPVDLHDLPVMLMFEVGEQQLTFAELQNLTPGYVFQLSNPIAAPVRIRANGQLIGHCQLVEIEGRLGARITELTGKAES
- a CDS encoding type III secretion HpaP family protein, whose product is MQPTNSNQNIQQNTNHQPAQNQSQNQSQKVSEDQASDFSKKMKKKEDPKSAKGESKDGQSLESLMAERRKSAKEALEGKFKDQGGGHEGQKGNEGKEGKEGKGVREETVMQSLPDGSEHVIAQVRETQQASDIQLKSIQAVSGPKEINEVINKLVDKIMVSSKDAIEGAEVRITLKDNILPGTEIRIQRISGELQVTMNTSSADSHNFLVANEASLMKNLEKLGEKVQVNINMSGGGGEQSDGRSQQEYVGEEEQEDNDS
- a CDS encoding YscO family type III secretion system apparatus protein, with translation MMHELLKVKQIREKSARDEVRKCEYRLEQAQLEVKNKEQELEEYIDWRCKEEQRLYDNIINTEIKQNELDQLKASVARMREKDVLLEQAINEARQNVEKARAQLEQARDDHIKAMQAVEKFEAFTKAQDEEAAKEAARLEDLEMEEFTVRPKF